A single region of the Azospirillum fermentarium genome encodes:
- a CDS encoding L-2-amino-thiazoline-4-carboxylic acid hydrolase, producing the protein MMADTPDYPTLLRNAYAMRAASYAHMFDVLRERYGTDTALDIGREATRRLGEAMGVKYAAHGPADLTGLCHAFLDGIPNRDSMFAPEITRCDGEALEIHFHRCPLKEAWQAQGRSEEDLELLCRMAGAIDGGLFEAAGFVFQGETWKPGDEGCCRLKVLPGPKAAG; encoded by the coding sequence ATGATGGCCGACACCCCCGATTACCCCACCCTGCTGCGCAACGCCTATGCCATGCGCGCCGCCTCCTACGCGCACATGTTCGACGTGCTGCGCGAACGCTACGGCACCGACACCGCGCTGGACATCGGGCGGGAAGCCACCCGCCGGCTGGGGGAAGCCATGGGCGTGAAATACGCCGCCCACGGCCCCGCCGACCTGACCGGCCTGTGCCATGCCTTCCTCGACGGCATTCCCAACCGCGATTCCATGTTCGCGCCGGAAATCACCCGCTGCGACGGCGAGGCGCTGGAAATCCATTTCCACCGCTGTCCGCTGAAGGAGGCGTGGCAGGCGCAAGGACGCTCCGAAGAAGATCTGGAGTTGCTGTGCCGCATGGCCGGCGCCATCGACGGCGGGCTGTTCGAAGCCGCCGGCTTCGTCTTTCAGGGTGAAACCTGGAAGCCGGGCGACGAGGGCTGTTGCCGGCTGAAGGTTCTGCCGGGGCCGAAGGCCGCCGGCTAA
- a CDS encoding L-2-amino-thiazoline-4-carboxylic acid hydrolase: MTEAMGILERRRIEAEILKPVYEEMAARLGDAAAQEILGAAITKAALAAASSFAASEPNGTSLQSFADLQPLWTKDDALRIDVKRQDATHFDYDVTRCRYAEMYRSMGLGHIGHLLSCNRDAAFCTGYDPRITMERTQTIMEGAEHCDFRYTFDPAADKDAG; encoded by the coding sequence ATGACCGAAGCCATGGGCATTCTGGAACGCCGCCGGATCGAAGCGGAAATCCTGAAGCCGGTCTATGAGGAAATGGCCGCCCGCCTGGGCGACGCCGCGGCGCAGGAGATTTTGGGTGCCGCCATCACCAAGGCCGCCCTGGCCGCCGCATCCTCCTTTGCCGCGTCGGAGCCGAACGGCACCAGCCTGCAAAGCTTCGCCGATCTTCAGCCCCTGTGGACCAAGGACGACGCGCTGCGCATCGACGTGAAGCGGCAGGACGCGACCCATTTCGATTACGACGTCACCCGCTGCCGCTATGCCGAGATGTATCGGTCCATGGGGCTGGGGCACATCGGGCACCTGCTGTCGTGCAACCGCGATGCCGCCTTCTGCACCGGCTACGACCCGCGCATCACCATGGAACGCACCCAGACCATCATGGAAGGGGCCGAGCACTGCGACTTCCGCTACACCTTCGATCCGGCGGCGGACAAGGACGCGGGGTGA
- a CDS encoding branched-chain amino acid ABC transporter permease — MIDPYYLQQLAIGLSLGMTYALMAIGFTLIFGVLNVVNFAHGEIYTLGAFAGLVLISAAAPPAAAVIFAALAIGALAGFSLERLAFKPFRRFTDEASLKSRAMRESTLLSSLAVSIVVREGLEIGFGSQMQSIPFAYLINTPVRVGPVILVTGDFIIFGVAAAMLVGLQYLLTRTRTGLAIRAVSNNPLGAKYVGIDTDRTIIVTFVVGSMMGAAAGILTGLYYGAVFPAMGFIPGIKAFVAMVMGGLSSIPGAVICALILGIAESMATTFVSSGWSDMVAYGFLIVTLIFFPNGLFGARRERV; from the coding sequence ATGATTGATCCCTACTACCTCCAGCAGCTTGCCATCGGCTTATCGCTGGGCATGACCTATGCGCTGATGGCGATCGGCTTCACGCTGATCTTCGGCGTGCTGAACGTCGTCAACTTCGCCCATGGGGAGATCTACACCCTGGGGGCCTTTGCCGGTCTGGTGCTGATTTCCGCCGCGGCCCCGCCCGCCGCGGCGGTGATCTTCGCAGCCCTGGCCATCGGTGCGCTGGCCGGCTTCTCGCTGGAGCGGCTGGCCTTCAAGCCGTTCCGCCGCTTCACCGACGAGGCGTCGCTGAAATCGCGGGCCATGCGCGAATCCACCCTGCTGTCGTCGCTGGCCGTGTCCATCGTGGTGCGCGAGGGGCTGGAGATCGGGTTCGGGTCGCAGATGCAATCCATCCCCTTCGCCTATCTCATCAACACTCCCGTACGGGTGGGTCCGGTCATTCTGGTGACCGGCGACTTCATCATCTTCGGCGTGGCGGCGGCCATGCTGGTGGGTTTGCAATACCTGCTGACCCGCACGCGCACCGGGCTGGCGATCCGCGCGGTGTCCAACAACCCGCTGGGCGCCAAGTACGTGGGCATCGACACCGACCGCACCATCATCGTCACCTTTGTCGTGGGATCGATGATGGGGGCGGCGGCGGGGATCCTGACCGGGCTTTACTATGGCGCGGTGTTCCCGGCCATGGGCTTCATTCCCGGCATCAAGGCATTCGTCGCCATGGTGATGGGCGGGCTGTCGTCGATCCCCGGTGCGGTCATCTGCGCGCTGATCCTGGGCATCGCCGAGAGCATGGCGACCACCTTCGTGTCGTCGGGCTGGTCGGACATGGTGGCCTACGGCTTCCTGATCGTGACCCTGATCTTCTTCCCCAACGGATTGTTCGGAGCGCGCCGTGAACGGGTCTGA
- a CDS encoding asparaginase, which translates to MTANVLVIYTGGTIGSVPSDPADPRSPLRPADPEQLAAYVPNPLNGIGWDLVGLTDDAGMPVPPLDSSSVGPKHWVWMAQTVAAAYDRYDGFVILHGTDTMAYTGSALSFLLRHLGKPVVVTGSQIPIFRPRTDAVVNLINALSVAGYKATGLPCVPEVCIAFADRLLRANRATKVSATRWAAFDSPNLPPLGRFDLGISIENGLIRPVPPEPFTVHRRLNRRVMVLSLYPGMAADQIAGVLALPDIHGYVLRSFGAGNAPEDADFLDTLAAAVRAGKTIVTVTQCAEGAVEMGLYAAGAGLAEAGVLSGGDMTTEAAQTKLMWLLANVAEPDIAAYFLAGQCGERSV; encoded by the coding sequence ATGACGGCCAACGTGCTGGTCATCTACACCGGGGGAACCATCGGGTCGGTGCCGTCCGATCCCGCCGATCCCAGGAGCCCGCTGCGCCCGGCGGACCCTGAACAGTTGGCCGCGTACGTTCCCAACCCGCTGAACGGTATCGGGTGGGATCTGGTGGGATTGACCGACGATGCCGGCATGCCGGTGCCGCCGCTGGATTCGTCGTCGGTGGGGCCGAAACATTGGGTGTGGATGGCGCAAACGGTGGCGGCGGCCTATGACCGCTACGACGGCTTCGTCATCCTGCACGGCACCGACACCATGGCGTACACCGGATCGGCGCTGTCGTTCCTGCTGCGCCATCTGGGCAAGCCGGTGGTAGTGACGGGCTCGCAGATCCCCATCTTCCGCCCCCGCACCGACGCGGTGGTGAACCTCATCAACGCCCTGTCGGTGGCGGGGTACAAGGCCACCGGGCTGCCGTGCGTGCCCGAGGTGTGCATCGCGTTCGCCGACCGGCTGCTGCGCGCCAACCGGGCGACCAAGGTGTCGGCCACGCGCTGGGCGGCGTTCGACAGCCCCAACCTGCCGCCGCTGGGGCGGTTCGATCTGGGGATTTCCATCGAGAACGGCCTGATCCGCCCGGTGCCGCCGGAGCCGTTTACGGTTCACCGGCGCTTGAACCGCCGCGTGATGGTGCTGTCGCTCTATCCCGGCATGGCGGCGGACCAGATCGCCGGGGTGCTGGCGCTGCCGGACATCCATGGATATGTGCTGCGCTCGTTCGGAGCCGGCAACGCGCCGGAGGATGCGGATTTCCTGGACACGCTGGCCGCGGCGGTGCGGGCCGGCAAGACCATCGTCACCGTGACCCAGTGCGCGGAAGGGGCGGTGGAGATGGGGCTCTACGCCGCCGGGGCCGGCCTGGCGGAGGCGGGCGTGCTGTCCGGCGGCGACATGACCACCGAGGCGGCGCAGACCAAGCTGATGTGGCTGCTGGCCAACGTGGCGGAACCGGACATCGCCGCATACTTTCTGGCCGGCCAATGCGGGGAGCGGTCGGTGTGA
- a CDS encoding ABC transporter ATP-binding protein, with product MTHLLEINRVSRRFGGVLAVNDVSGHVDEGELIGLIGPNGAGKTTLFNLISGFTPLSGGTVTFAGATVNGLKPNQVARLGISRTFQNLRVFPNMSVFDNVSVGAAGMRPQGVLGALFGGLIPGGSARTDDISRRTWDALDAVGLTHLAGDLAANLPYGQRKYLEIARALAMQPRFLILDEPAAGLNDTETRALADFITRLHGRGLTIMLVEHDMTLVMGICQRIMVLASGRKIADGTPDAIRRDPAVLEAYLGVDA from the coding sequence ATGACCCATCTGCTTGAGATCAACCGCGTCAGCCGCCGGTTCGGCGGCGTGCTGGCGGTCAACGACGTGTCCGGCCATGTGGACGAGGGCGAACTGATCGGCCTGATCGGTCCCAACGGGGCGGGCAAGACCACGCTGTTCAACCTGATTTCCGGCTTCACGCCGCTGTCGGGGGGCACGGTCACCTTTGCCGGCGCCACCGTCAACGGGCTGAAGCCCAACCAGGTGGCGCGGCTCGGCATCAGCCGCACGTTCCAGAACCTGCGCGTCTTCCCCAACATGTCGGTGTTCGACAACGTGTCGGTGGGTGCGGCGGGCATGCGCCCACAGGGCGTGCTGGGCGCGCTGTTCGGCGGCCTCATCCCCGGCGGGTCGGCGCGGACCGACGACATCAGCCGCCGCACCTGGGACGCGCTGGACGCGGTGGGGCTGACCCATCTGGCCGGCGATCTGGCGGCAAACCTGCCCTATGGTCAGCGCAAATATCTGGAAATCGCCCGCGCGCTGGCCATGCAGCCGCGGTTCCTGATCCTGGACGAACCGGCGGCGGGGCTGAACGACACCGAAACCCGCGCGCTCGCCGATTTCATCACGCGGCTGCACGGGCGGGGCCTGACCATCATGCTGGTGGAACACGACATGACGCTGGTGATGGGCATCTGCCAGCGCATCATGGTGCTGGCCTCGGGCCGCAAGATCGCCGACGGCACGCCCGACGCCATCCGCCGCGACCCGGCGGTTCTGGAAGCCTATCTGGGGGTGGACGCATGA
- a CDS encoding M20 aminoacylase family protein: protein MAEGLAQGLEALAADMTAWRRDLHAHPETAFEEQRTSDFVAGKLASFGLEVHRGLAGTGVVAVLRNGDGPAVAFRADMDALHIAEETNLPHASRHPGRMHACGHDGHTAMLLGAARYLTETPVFQGTIVFVFQPAEENEGGGRVMVEDGLFDRFPVDQVFGLHNWPGLPVGRIALRPGPIMAAYDVFELTLTGRGTHAAMPHLGTDTILAGTQIVNAWQTIPSRSVHPVDSAVVSVTQFHAGDTWNVLPATAILRGTVRTFRAEVQDMVERRMGELARAIGTGFGVEADLRYERRYPATVNTAESTDLARRAAALVVGESGLDLDPMPSMGAEDFAFMLQKRPGCYIWLGAGPSDGGRNLHSPHYDFNDDILPIGVSYWVRLAQTVLPPAA, encoded by the coding sequence ATGGCCGAGGGGCTGGCCCAGGGGCTGGAAGCGCTGGCCGCGGACATGACCGCGTGGCGCCGCGACCTGCACGCCCATCCCGAAACCGCGTTCGAGGAACAGCGCACCAGCGATTTCGTGGCCGGGAAGCTCGCGTCGTTCGGGCTGGAGGTTCACCGCGGGCTGGCCGGCACCGGCGTGGTGGCGGTGTTGCGCAACGGCGACGGCCCGGCGGTGGCGTTCCGCGCCGACATGGACGCGCTGCACATCGCGGAGGAAACCAACCTGCCCCACGCATCGCGCCATCCGGGGCGGATGCACGCCTGCGGCCACGACGGCCACACCGCCATGCTGCTGGGGGCCGCCCGCTACCTGACCGAAACCCCCGTGTTCCAGGGCACCATCGTGTTCGTGTTCCAGCCGGCGGAAGAGAACGAGGGCGGCGGGCGCGTGATGGTGGAGGACGGGCTGTTCGACCGTTTCCCCGTGGATCAGGTGTTCGGGCTGCACAATTGGCCGGGGCTGCCGGTGGGCCGCATCGCGCTTCGCCCCGGCCCGATCATGGCGGCGTACGACGTGTTCGAGCTGACCCTGACCGGGCGCGGCACCCACGCCGCCATGCCCCATCTGGGCACCGACACCATCCTGGCCGGCACCCAGATCGTGAATGCCTGGCAGACCATCCCCAGCCGCAGCGTCCACCCGGTGGATTCCGCCGTGGTCAGCGTCACGCAATTCCACGCAGGCGATACGTGGAATGTGCTGCCCGCCACCGCCATTCTCCGCGGGACCGTGCGCACCTTCCGCGCGGAAGTCCAGGACATGGTGGAGCGGCGCATGGGCGAACTGGCCCGCGCCATCGGCACCGGCTTTGGGGTGGAGGCGGATCTGCGCTACGAGCGCCGCTACCCCGCCACCGTCAACACCGCCGAATCCACCGATCTCGCCCGCCGGGCGGCCGCGCTGGTAGTGGGCGAATCCGGGCTGGATCTCGACCCCATGCCCAGCATGGGGGCCGAGGATTTCGCCTTCATGCTGCAAAAGCGGCCCGGCTGCTACATCTGGCTCGGTGCCGGACCGTCGGACGGGGGCCGCAACCTGCACAGCCCCCATTATGACTTCAACGACGACATCCTCCCCATCGGGGTCAGCTATTGGGTGCGGCTGGCCCAGACGGTTCTTCCGCCGGCTGCATAG
- a CDS encoding ABC transporter substrate-binding protein, producing MNLRLSGLLAAAATIGLSAAAFADTVKLGYQLPLTGETAQYGQDFRKAAEIALTEFNGSGKPFTVEIIFEDSRSDAKEGTTIARKFVDNKEIVGVLGDFTSGVSMAAAQVYKDAGLPQLSQTASHPDYTKISKYQFRNIATQAQEGPYNAKWMLAKGYKTIAVIAEQTDWGQSVVSGFSEGVKAGGGTVVFSEFFNRGLKDYRSLISKLERAKPDAIYTGFFYEDGAQFLKQVQQLGIKTPVYSTSAAYSPKLLELAGDAAEGVHLTSNFLPTDPSADVQHFVTEWKAKSDGAVPGQFPAQAYDAVRIMLAAVEKAYPNPTREKVRDALAETKDFPGVTGKTSFGPDREAQKELVKVEVKGGAFVPVAD from the coding sequence ATGAATCTGCGTCTGTCCGGCCTGCTGGCCGCCGCCGCGACCATCGGCCTTTCCGCCGCCGCCTTCGCCGACACGGTGAAGCTGGGCTATCAGCTTCCGCTGACCGGCGAGACCGCCCAGTACGGCCAGGATTTCCGCAAGGCCGCTGAAATCGCGCTGACCGAATTCAACGGGTCGGGCAAGCCCTTCACCGTCGAGATCATCTTCGAAGACAGCCGTTCCGACGCCAAGGAAGGCACCACGATCGCCCGCAAGTTCGTGGACAACAAGGAGATCGTCGGCGTTCTGGGCGATTTCACCTCGGGCGTGTCCATGGCCGCGGCCCAGGTCTACAAGGACGCGGGCCTGCCCCAGCTCTCCCAGACCGCCTCGCACCCCGACTACACCAAGATTTCCAAGTACCAGTTCCGCAACATCGCTACCCAGGCGCAGGAAGGCCCCTACAACGCCAAGTGGATGCTGGCCAAGGGCTATAAGACCATCGCCGTCATCGCCGAACAGACCGACTGGGGCCAGTCGGTGGTGAGCGGCTTTTCCGAGGGCGTGAAGGCCGGCGGCGGCACCGTCGTGTTCTCCGAATTCTTCAACCGCGGCCTGAAGGATTACCGCTCGCTCATCAGCAAGCTGGAGCGCGCCAAGCCCGATGCCATCTACACCGGCTTCTTCTATGAGGACGGGGCGCAGTTCCTGAAGCAGGTCCAGCAGTTGGGCATCAAGACGCCGGTCTACTCCACCTCCGCCGCCTACAGCCCCAAGCTGTTGGAACTGGCGGGCGATGCGGCGGAAGGGGTGCATCTGACCTCCAACTTCCTGCCCACCGACCCGTCGGCCGACGTGCAGCATTTCGTGACCGAGTGGAAGGCCAAGTCCGACGGCGCCGTGCCCGGTCAGTTCCCGGCCCAGGCGTACGACGCCGTGCGCATCATGCTGGCGGCGGTGGAAAAGGCCTATCCCAACCCGACCCGCGAAAAGGTGCGCGACGCGCTGGCCGAGACCAAGGATTTCCCCGGCGTGACCGGCAAGACCTCCTTCGGCCCCGACCGCGAGGCACAGAAGGAACTGGTCAAGGTGGAGGTCAAGGGCGGCGCCTTCGTGCCCGTGGCTGATTGA
- a CDS encoding ABC transporter ATP-binding protein, with amino-acid sequence MTALLSIEDLHVAMGPQEILHGIRLTVDEGAIVAVLGSNGVGKTTLMRAVSGIYRPRSGSITFRGTPIAGLPAHRIVKLGLSQAPEGRQIFSNMSVRENLVLGGGDVGLGELERMLTLFPVLGERLKQNAGSLSGGEQQMLCIARALMRRPSLLLLDEPSLGLAPMVVAQIFDLVQRIRGEGVSILIVEQNARAALRIADHAAVMEDGRIVLSGPAAQLRDDPRIAEAYLGGHAH; translated from the coding sequence ATGACGGCGTTGTTGAGTATCGAGGATCTCCACGTTGCCATGGGGCCGCAGGAGATCCTGCACGGCATCCGCCTGACGGTGGACGAGGGGGCGATCGTCGCCGTCCTCGGCTCCAACGGGGTGGGCAAGACCACGCTGATGCGGGCGGTGTCGGGCATCTACCGCCCGCGCAGCGGCTCCATCACCTTCCGCGGCACGCCCATCGCCGGGCTGCCGGCCCACCGCATCGTGAAACTGGGACTGTCACAGGCGCCCGAGGGACGCCAGATCTTTTCCAACATGAGCGTGCGGGAAAATCTGGTGCTGGGCGGCGGCGACGTCGGTCTGGGCGAGCTGGAGCGCATGCTGACCCTGTTCCCCGTGCTGGGCGAGCGGCTGAAGCAGAACGCCGGCTCGCTGTCGGGCGGCGAACAGCAGATGCTGTGCATCGCGCGCGCGCTGATGCGGCGCCCGTCGCTGTTGCTGCTGGATGAACCGTCGCTGGGTCTGGCGCCCATGGTGGTGGCGCAGATCTTCGATCTGGTGCAGCGTATCCGCGGCGAGGGGGTATCGATCCTGATCGTGGAGCAGAACGCGCGCGCCGCCCTGCGCATTGCCGACCACGCCGCGGTGATGGAGGACGGGCGCATCGTCCTGAGCGGCCCCGCCGCGCAATTGCGCGACGACCCGCGCATCGCCGAAGCCTATCTCGGCGGCCACGCACATTGA
- a CDS encoding flagellar hook protein FlgE: MGFGRIMSNGVMGLTAQNQALNTISQNIANATTTGFKRSETQFQDFVVNDRYGVRNDGAGVRASDRLLADRQGDVTSTGIATNVAIKGNAFFLVQELDSRTGEAVYGNDTAGTSDRKPELTRAGDFHLDAFGHLVNNAGRGLMGISLDPSQATPNGPLKSTDLKLISVGDGNMPNYFEASRSVSLAANLPDDQTVATVPNDLNTVTLGVKAVDTQGREASISLDFMKVRSGADGSATWQVFQSGGTYTDDGKAINDVSHAYPETWQSLGTIEIGANRFLAGQDGEAVTLNLNPGGTFQDMTLNLGTVGSPYNSITSAPEWSFGGISTSHDGITKGSYKDMEITDSGIVQGVFDNGQRRGFYQIVSGTVNNINGLDEVSGTTFRATDESGDVIVKAFGANPDSITTPSDKAKNAVNNDIPTTGAFLVANAVENSNTDISNEFVNLIQTQRVYSASSKIITTADEMTQNVIGIKN, from the coding sequence ATGGGGTTCGGGCGTATCATGAGCAACGGGGTGATGGGCCTGACCGCCCAGAACCAGGCGCTCAACACCATTTCCCAAAACATCGCCAACGCCACCACCACGGGCTTCAAGCGGTCGGAAACCCAGTTCCAGGATTTCGTCGTCAACGACCGCTACGGCGTGCGCAACGACGGCGCGGGGGTACGGGCATCCGACCGGCTGCTGGCCGACCGCCAGGGCGACGTCACCAGCACCGGCATCGCGACCAACGTCGCCATCAAGGGCAACGCCTTTTTCCTGGTGCAGGAACTGGACAGCCGCACGGGCGAGGCGGTCTATGGCAACGACACCGCCGGCACCAGCGACCGCAAGCCCGAATTGACGCGGGCGGGCGATTTCCACCTGGACGCCTTCGGCCATCTGGTCAACAACGCGGGCCGCGGGCTGATGGGCATCAGCCTCGATCCCTCCCAGGCCACCCCCAACGGGCCGCTGAAGAGCACGGATCTCAAGCTGATTTCCGTCGGCGACGGCAACATGCCCAACTATTTCGAAGCGTCGAGGAGCGTCAGCCTTGCCGCCAACCTGCCCGACGACCAGACGGTCGCCACCGTCCCCAACGACCTGAACACCGTGACGCTGGGCGTCAAGGCGGTGGACACCCAGGGGCGGGAAGCCTCCATCTCCCTGGACTTCATGAAGGTGCGCAGCGGGGCCGACGGATCCGCCACCTGGCAGGTGTTCCAGAGCGGCGGCACCTATACCGACGACGGCAAGGCCATCAACGACGTCAGCCACGCCTATCCCGAAACCTGGCAATCCCTGGGCACCATCGAGATCGGAGCCAACCGGTTCCTGGCCGGGCAGGACGGAGAGGCCGTGACGCTGAATCTGAACCCCGGCGGAACGTTCCAGGACATGACGCTGAACCTGGGCACCGTGGGCAGCCCCTACAACAGCATCACCAGCGCGCCCGAATGGAGCTTCGGCGGCATCTCCACCAGCCATGACGGGATCACCAAGGGCTCCTACAAGGACATGGAGATCACCGACAGCGGGATCGTGCAGGGCGTGTTCGACAACGGGCAGCGGCGCGGCTTCTACCAGATCGTCAGCGGCACCGTGAACAACATCAACGGGCTGGACGAGGTGTCGGGCACCACGTTCCGCGCCACCGACGAATCCGGTGACGTGATCGTCAAGGCGTTCGGCGCCAACCCCGACAGCATCACGACGCCCAGCGACAAGGCCAAGAACGCCGTCAACAACGACATTCCCACCACGGGCGCGTTCCTGGTCGCCAATGCGGTGGAGAATTCCAACACCGACATCAGCAACGAATTCGTCAACCTGATCCAGACCCAGCGCGTCTATTCCGCGTCGTCCAAGATCATCACCACCGCCGACGAAATGACCCAGAACGTGATCGGCATCAAGAACTGA
- a CDS encoding branched-chain amino acid ABC transporter permease, with protein sequence MNGSELLPLRGGWSRPVPLLAALVVFAVLPLVLAGFDRGYLYQIANLSLIFVLLSASMHLVTGVAGLLHLGHAAFYGVGAYTAALLSSKLGLGFTATLPLSGLTAALVAFLVALPTMRLVSIYFAVATLAIGQMLYLVMLNWVELTKGPNGIIVTKGLELFGFGLSGRLATYYTVAVVVALCVVAIGRLSHSYYGNTLRSIREDDQCADAMGVRTVRLKMEAFTLSAFFAGVAGSLWAHMTGYISPGDFKFSESILILAMVVVGGLGSLPGAVIGALLLILLPEGLRGLGDFRNIMVGLVMFLSILLLPKGLFGEVSALDFARRHWGAAWRRTRGGEGIGWQ encoded by the coding sequence GTGAACGGGTCTGAGCTTTTGCCGCTGCGGGGCGGGTGGAGCCGTCCGGTGCCGCTGCTGGCGGCACTCGTGGTGTTCGCGGTGCTGCCCTTGGTGCTGGCCGGGTTCGACCGCGGCTATCTCTACCAGATCGCCAACCTGTCGCTGATCTTCGTGCTGCTGTCGGCGTCCATGCATCTGGTGACCGGCGTGGCCGGGTTGCTGCATCTGGGGCACGCCGCCTTCTACGGGGTCGGCGCCTACACCGCGGCACTGCTGTCGTCCAAGCTCGGGCTGGGCTTCACCGCAACCTTGCCGCTGTCGGGGCTGACGGCGGCGTTGGTGGCCTTTCTGGTGGCACTGCCCACCATGCGGCTGGTCAGCATCTATTTCGCCGTCGCCACGCTCGCCATCGGGCAGATGCTCTATCTGGTCATGCTGAACTGGGTCGAACTGACCAAGGGGCCGAACGGCATCATCGTGACCAAGGGGCTGGAACTGTTCGGATTCGGCCTGTCGGGGCGGCTCGCCACCTATTACACGGTGGCGGTGGTGGTGGCGTTGTGCGTGGTCGCCATCGGGCGGCTCAGCCATTCCTACTACGGCAACACGCTGCGCTCGATCCGCGAGGACGACCAGTGCGCCGACGCCATGGGCGTGCGCACCGTGCGGCTGAAGATGGAGGCGTTCACCCTGTCGGCCTTCTTCGCCGGGGTGGCGGGCAGCCTGTGGGCGCACATGACCGGCTACATCTCGCCCGGCGACTTCAAATTCTCCGAATCCATCCTGATCCTGGCCATGGTGGTGGTGGGCGGGCTGGGCAGCCTGCCCGGTGCGGTGATCGGCGCCCTGCTGCTGATCCTGCTGCCCGAGGGGCTGCGGGGCCTGGGGGATTTCCGCAACATCATGGTGGGGCTGGTGATGTTCCTGTCGATCCTGCTGCTGCCCAAGGGGCTGTTCGGCGAGGTGTCGGCGCTGGATTTCGCCCGCCGTCACTGGGGGGCCGCGTGGCGGCGCACCCGCGGGGGTGAGGGGATCGGCTGGCAATGA
- a CDS encoding NAD(P)/FAD-dependent oxidoreductase, which yields MAQQTGAVPGGSVPGQGGIWQRPDSLWEATAPPPPALPVLNGAVETPLLVIGGGFTGLSAALHAAEAGTRAVVLEASEIGRGASGRNNGQVIPTLTRPDPDDLVARFGADAGERFVALVRDSAGTLFTLIRRLGIDCAAEQTGWVQPAHTPGRIKISERRVTQWGSRGAPVELLDRAAVSEILGTDVYYGGWINRSGGHINPLALARGLAARAVDAGASVYVNSPALSVERRGDRWVARTPCGTVTADALVLGTNGYAASIFPDIRTEVVPVLSWQMATAPLPEAQRRTVLPGRPAMSDTHGDLRFMRYSADNRLVTGGGLIVPYNGAERLKRIVGARLAAMFPGLGGITFDYVWNGRIAMTTDYVPRVHRLAPNAFAWAGCNGRGVALSVSLGRELAYAALGRDVTGLALPFSDPTPLPFNGLLQRIGPLKLLQYRWNDRREI from the coding sequence GTGGCACAGCAGACAGGCGCCGTTCCGGGGGGCAGCGTTCCGGGCCAGGGTGGTATCTGGCAACGCCCGGATTCCCTGTGGGAGGCGACGGCCCCGCCGCCGCCCGCCCTGCCGGTGCTCAATGGCGCCGTGGAAACGCCGCTGCTGGTGATCGGCGGCGGCTTCACCGGCCTGTCCGCCGCCCTGCACGCGGCGGAGGCCGGCACCCGCGCCGTGGTGCTGGAGGCGTCGGAGATCGGGCGCGGAGCGTCGGGCCGCAACAACGGGCAGGTGATCCCCACCCTGACCCGCCCCGACCCCGACGATCTGGTGGCCCGCTTCGGCGCGGATGCCGGCGAACGCTTCGTCGCCCTGGTCCGCGACAGTGCCGGCACCCTGTTCACCCTGATACGGCGGCTGGGCATCGACTGCGCCGCCGAACAGACCGGCTGGGTGCAGCCGGCCCACACGCCGGGCCGCATCAAAATCTCCGAACGGCGGGTGACGCAGTGGGGCAGCCGCGGTGCGCCCGTGGAGCTGCTCGACCGCGCGGCGGTGTCGGAGATCCTGGGCACCGACGTCTATTACGGCGGCTGGATCAACCGCAGCGGCGGCCATATCAACCCGCTGGCGCTGGCCCGCGGGTTGGCGGCGCGGGCGGTGGACGCCGGGGCGTCGGTCTATGTCAATTCCCCCGCCCTGTCGGTGGAGCGCCGGGGCGACCGCTGGGTCGCCCGCACGCCCTGCGGCACGGTGACCGCCGATGCGCTGGTGCTGGGCACCAACGGCTACGCCGCGTCCATCTTCCCCGACATCCGCACCGAGGTGGTGCCGGTGCTCTCCTGGCAGATGGCGACCGCACCGCTGCCGGAGGCGCAACGCCGCACCGTGCTGCCGGGCCGCCCGGCCATGTCGGACACCCACGGCGACCTGCGCTTCATGCGCTACAGCGCCGACAACCGGCTGGTGACCGGCGGCGGGCTGATCGTTCCCTACAACGGGGCGGAGCGGCTGAAACGCATCGTGGGGGCGAGGCTGGCGGCCATGTTCCCCGGCCTCGGCGGCATCACCTTCGATTATGTGTGGAACGGGCGCATCGCCATGACCACCGATTATGTCCCCCGCGTCCACCGGCTGGCGCCCAACGCCTTCGCCTGGGCCGGGTGCAACGGGCGCGGCGTGGCGCTGTCGGTGTCGCTGGGCCGCGAACTGGCCTATGCCGCACTGGGCCGCGACGTGACCGGTTTGGCCCTGCCCTTCAGCGATCCCACTCCCCTGCCCTTCAACGGCCTGCTCCAGCGCATCGGGCCGTTGAAGCTTCTGCAGTACCGCTGGAACGACCGACGAGAGATATGA